Below is a genomic region from Listeria swaminathanii.
AAAAGGAAGTTGCAGCTAAATAGCGTTCGCCTGTTTTCAAATTTTCAGCGATGATTTTAACGAAAATTTCCATCGAGCTTCTTCCAGTTGAAGCCACGTAAGACTCTAAACAAACAGAGTGGTCATTCTTAATCGGTTTCAAGAAATCCACCGAGTCAGTTGACGCTGTTACGATTTCTGTGCGGCAATGACGGGATGCACTAATCGAAGCTGTGTCATCAATATACGTCATAAGTCTACCACCGAAAAGGGTATTATGGTTGTTTGTATCTGACGGGAAAACCCGGCTCGTTTTAATTACTAATGATTCTTTACAATATTTTGTTGCTCTTTTTTCCATGTTTTTCGCTCCAATCTATTTATAGAGAGGCAAGGTGATAATAAAATCTGATCCTTTACCTAGCTCACTTTCAACAGAAATTTTTCCGTTATGTGCTTCTACTATGTTTTTCACTATCGCCAAGCCAATTCCCG
It encodes:
- a CDS encoding acyl-CoA thioesterase; its protein translation is MEKRATKYCKESLVIKTSRVFPSDTNNHNTLFGGRLMTYIDDTASISASRHCRTEIVTASTDSVDFLKPIKNDHSVCLESYVASTGRSSMEIFVKIIAENLKTGERYLAATSFLTFVALDVNGKTVEVPLVEPETEEQKRIHAGAEARSIARKIRLKENQSLAESLSTDIPW